The Salmo trutta chromosome 6, fSalTru1.1, whole genome shotgun sequence genomic sequence caggagcgctgagctggcatcacccttcctggctgaatgctcactctagcccggcaaatgcggggagccggcaacgagcgcaccgggctgtgcatGTGCACTGGAGATATATCGCGcattaccgcataacacggtgcctgaccagtcacacgctccccacggtaagcacggggagttggctcaggtctcaaccctgattcagccaatctccccgtgtgccccccccccaacaaacaaaaaattggggggctgcctctcgggcttccgtcgttgccgtgactcccgatctcgttgctgttcctccctcgctgcttccacctgttcccatgggaggcgatcccttccagcctggatctcctcccacgtccaggatcctttaccgtccaggatgtcctcccatgtccacctcGTCTTCCCCGTAggcgcacgctgcttggtcttcttgtggtgggtaattctgtcacgttcgctatcttcaaactccctgtcataaatcaaccaaggcgcagcgggcttgtaattccacatcttttattgaggtgaaaccgaacaaaaacaataaacaggtaaacagaaTCGAATGTGACGCAACTGaggcgcacacaaaacacacacagaaataattattacccacaaacacaggtggggaaaaggctgcctacggatgattcccaatcagagacaacgatagacatctgcctctgattaggaaccatactcggtcaaaacaaagaaatacacaacatagaatgcccacctcacatcacaccctgacctaaccaaaatagaggaaaataaaaatctaaaaatctaaggtcagggcgtgacacacaagCTGACAATAATTGACTATTTCTGACTGCTGTCATGTGATACTTATTCTCATTATAATGCCATTATTGAGCTTCACTATTTATCAAGGCCACTTGGCCCTTATAATGATGCTTAGGCTACTGATGTTGTCATCATTTGACCGTGCGTCTTGCCTGGTCTGGGTGGTTGAGATATTTtactttttatttagtttttattAAAAAAACACTGTTACCATGTTCCAATACATAtgctttctgtttcatagttTTAACAGTCACTCCACAAATGAAATTGATGTAACGCTtgaatgtttgtgtttttgtgttttttagtTTGTACATACAGCCTACagtgacaaacaaaaaaaattgtattcTAATGTTATTACCCAaggccttcataaacacaaccaaatgattatttttgctttggcatactgtatataaatgtattaattacactgttagaatgttgctGTCAAAATGACTGCTCATTCGTTTAAAGGGGGGACCTTGAGGCCCAGCAGTTATAGTGTTAATGTAACCTGTGTTGATTGGCCGTCAGAACCCCCCTTCATTTTCCTGGAGATGTTGAGAAGAAGAGCAGCACGGTCATCTGGACCAGAGCCTGAATCTCTTGACTGCCCCCCTGAAACTCCTGAcaacagagagatgagagactcCCCCACAGCCCCACTGACTGACAGAACAGACCAGGAGGTGGAGGATCACACAGCCAACATGTAAGTATGGAGATATCAGGATATATGTTTGAGGTCGACCAGATGGATTAAGCTGATTGAAAGCCAGTTTGCCTTGATTTTCCCTGTCTGATAGTTCAGTGCATCACTGATAATATCCCTGTCAATGTTTTGATTATGACAAGGATAGTGAGGAtgttgtgatgatgatgatgataatgttgttgttgttatcatcGTTGATTGTTGATTGTGACATGATCCTCCTATAGGTCTCCAACAGGTCAAATGGCTGATGTGCACCAATCCAGGAGTCAGAAATGGAAAGTGGTTCTGATcatcctgtgtctgtctgtcacagtatCTGTCACACTGTCTTCCCCATTGGTGACTTTCAGGACCAACTCTACTCAAGctcactcccttcctccccctgttctctctaccTGCCCTCTTCACACAGCCaatgagactataacaccagtTAAGGGTTCAACTCATCTAATGGTGTCTGCATACCAGGACCACAGGGAAGGGGGAGCCACGCGCATCATTGCCATGGTCAACAGAGACCGACCCATGTCTCTGTACTGTGTGTTGTGCTGCGTAGGACACGCCCCCCAGGTCGCTCCAGCTGCTGTCGTAACGCACAGTGTCCACTATGGTTACCCGTATGTGGCCGCAGACATGCTTTGCCTCGAAGAACCAGGATGCCACGCCACGCACGTCACTCTAGGCACATCCCTCGACATCCAGGACACCCTCAACCGGACATTTCTGAGCATCCAGAACCGGGAGAGACGGGAGGAGGACTTCCCCTTTTACCTCACCGTGTGCATGTCCAGCATGTTTGGAGACTACAACAATGTCCAACAGTTTGTCCAGACCATGGAGTTTTACAAGCTCCTGGGGGTGCGGAGGGTTGTCCTCTACCTCACCAGCTGTGGACCTGATCTGGAAAAGGTCCTCCAGTACTACGCAGAGGAGGGCACTCTGGAGGTGATTGGCTGGCCCATCAACCACTTCCTCAAGCCCTCTACTGGGTGGGAAGCCCAGGAGCTGGAAGGGGATATCCACCTCAATGGCCAGCTGACCATCATGAACGAGTGCATCTACAGGAACATGTACAGCTCACGGTACGTCCTCCTGGCTGATGTTGATCAGCTCCTGGTCCCGGCCTCACACAGCTCTCTTCTGCCCCTCATGGAGGACCTGCAGGGGCAGCACCCCGACGCAGGCGTGTTCCTGATGGAGACGCACCTCTTCCCTGCCACAGCCGGTACTGTAATGCAAGACCATTCCGCACGGAGGAGGGCGCCGGGGGTGGATCTGCTGGACTACGTCTACAGAGAGCTTGTTCTTGAAGAGGACTTCCGCTCCTACAAGATGGTGGTCAACCCCCGTCTGGTGCTGCAGACGGCCATGTTTGAGGTGACACAGAGCTATGGGGACTCTGTCAGGGTTCCGTCCGACGTGTGTAAGATCATGCAGGtgaaagaggctcagagagaaagCTGGACCAATGAGCAGCTGGTCCTCGACAGAAGACTCTGGGAATTTGGAGATTATCTTGTGCCCTCTGTCGATGAAGTTTTACAGAAATTAGGAATTCAGACATCTCCTTGGGAGCGTGTAGTACTGTAGTTGGTTAAAACTTTTCCAACGTTTTGCATTTGATAGAGATGAGAGAAACAGTGAACTGTTACCTGCCTCTGATCTTCAGTC encodes the following:
- the LOC115196434 gene encoding uncharacterized protein LOC115196434, coding for MTFKRPSHSRHSSFMLSPLTQKWNILCSLTGKYRSSVEFTEEASQHHNTEKELKKPPFIFLEMLRRRAARSSGPEPESLDCPPETPDNREMRDSPTAPLTDRTDQEVEDHTANMSPTGQMADVHQSRSQKWKVVLIILCLSVTVSVTLSSPLVTFRTNSTQAHSLPPPVLSTCPLHTANETITPVKGSTHLMVSAYQDHREGGATRIIAMVNRDRPMSLYCVLCCVGHAPQVAPAAVVTHSVHYGYPYVAADMLCLEEPGCHATHVTLGTSLDIQDTLNRTFLSIQNRERREEDFPFYLTVCMSSMFGDYNNVQQFVQTMEFYKLLGVRRVVLYLTSCGPDLEKVLQYYAEEGTLEVIGWPINHFLKPSTGWEAQELEGDIHLNGQLTIMNECIYRNMYSSRYVLLADVDQLLVPASHSSLLPLMEDLQGQHPDAGVFLMETHLFPATAGTVMQDHSARRRAPGVDLLDYVYRELVLEEDFRSYKMVVNPRLVLQTAMFEVTQSYGDSVRVPSDVCKIMQVKEAQRESWTNEQLVLDRRLWEFGDYLVPSVDEVLQKLGIQTSPWERVVL